Proteins encoded within one genomic window of Amycolatopsis nigrescens CSC17Ta-90:
- a CDS encoding DNA-directed RNA polymerase subunit beta': protein MLDVNFFDELRIGLATADDIRQWSFGEVKKPETINYRTLKPEKDGLFCEKIFGPTRDWECYCGKYKRVRFKGIICERCGVEVTRAKVRRERMGHIELAAPVTHIWYFKGVPSRLGYLLDLAPKDLEKIIYFAAYVITGVNTELRHNDQPTLENEIGVERKNIETKRDSDIEVRAQKLEADLAELEAEGAKSDVRRKVKEGGEREMRQLRDRAQRELDRLEEVWTTFVKLEPRQLIADELLYRELVDRYGEYFTGGMGAESIQKLATEFDVAAEADNLRDTIRNGKGQKKLRALKRLKVVAAFQATGNDPRGMVLDAVPVIPPDLRPMVQLDGGRFATSDLNDLYRRVINRNNRLKRLIDLGAPEIIVNNEKRMLQEAVDALFDNGRRGRPVTGPGNRPLKSLSDLLKGKQGRFRQNLLGKRVDYSGRSVIIVGPQLKLHQCGLPKDMALELFKPFVMKRLVDLNHAQNIKSAKRMVERARPQVWDVLEEVITGHPVMLNRAPTLHRLGIQAFEPQLVEGKAIQLHPLVCEAFNADFDGDQMAVHLPLSAEAQAEARILMLSANNILSPASGRPLAMPRLDMVTGLFHLTRLTEDAEGAGQAFSSPAEALMAFDRKSLSLHAPVKIRIKDRQPAKADEAALAENGWEPGRQWLAETTLGRVLFNELLPADYPFVNEPMPKKRQAAIVNDLAERYSMTQVAQTLDRLKDAGFHWATRSGVTVAISDVVVPPEKKGILDEYEAKADQVEKRYQRGQLSHTERNNELVKVWAQATEDVAKVMEAHFPDDNPISIIVKSGAAGNMTQVRSLAGMRGLVSNPKGEYIPRPIKANFREGLSVAEYFIATHGARKGLADTALRTADSGYLTRRLVDVSQDVIVREVDCGTTRGIKMKIGEEFEGKVLRDQHVETSTYARCLADDATDAKGNVVLNRGGDVGDPAIEKLISSGITEVKVRSVLTCESAVGVCATCYGRSMATGQLVDVGEAVGIVAAQSIGEPGTQLTMRTFHQGGVAGDDITTGLPRVTELFEARVPKGKAPIADVDGRVRIEESERFWKITLIPDDGGEEIVFDKLSKRQRLANTPDGPLQDGDHVSVGQQLLEGTRDPHEVLRVMGPREAQMHLVDEVQKVYRAQGVSIHDKHIEVIVRQMLRRVTIIDSGATDFLPGELPERTKFEAKNRQSVAEGGEPASGRPVLMGITKASLTTDSWLSAASFQETTRVLTDAAINGRSDRLVGLKENVIIGKLIPAGTGINRYRNIQVQPTEEARVAAYAIPSYDDGYYTPDVFGTGTGAAVPLDDYDFGRDFR, encoded by the coding sequence GTGCTGGACGTCAATTTCTTCGATGAGCTCCGGATCGGCCTCGCCACCGCGGACGACATTCGCCAGTGGTCCTTCGGTGAGGTGAAGAAGCCGGAGACCATCAACTACCGCACGCTCAAGCCGGAGAAGGACGGGCTCTTCTGCGAGAAGATCTTCGGTCCCACCCGTGACTGGGAGTGCTACTGCGGTAAGTACAAGCGGGTCCGCTTCAAGGGCATCATCTGCGAGCGCTGCGGCGTCGAGGTGACCCGCGCCAAGGTCCGCCGTGAGCGGATGGGCCACATCGAGCTGGCCGCCCCGGTCACGCACATCTGGTACTTCAAGGGCGTGCCCTCGCGCCTCGGGTACCTGCTCGACCTGGCCCCCAAGGACCTCGAGAAGATCATCTACTTCGCGGCCTACGTGATCACCGGCGTGAACACCGAGCTGCGGCACAACGACCAGCCGACGCTGGAGAACGAGATCGGCGTCGAGCGCAAGAACATCGAGACCAAGCGTGACTCGGACATCGAGGTGCGGGCGCAGAAGCTCGAGGCCGACCTGGCCGAGCTGGAGGCCGAGGGCGCCAAGTCCGACGTGCGCCGCAAGGTCAAGGAGGGCGGCGAGCGTGAGATGCGCCAGCTCCGCGACCGGGCCCAGCGCGAGCTGGACCGGCTCGAGGAGGTCTGGACCACGTTCGTCAAGCTCGAGCCGCGTCAGCTGATCGCGGACGAGCTGCTCTACCGCGAGCTGGTCGACCGCTACGGCGAGTACTTCACCGGCGGCATGGGCGCGGAGTCCATCCAGAAGCTGGCCACCGAGTTCGACGTGGCCGCCGAGGCGGACAACCTCCGCGACACCATCCGCAACGGCAAGGGGCAGAAGAAGCTCCGCGCGCTCAAGCGGCTCAAGGTGGTGGCCGCGTTCCAGGCCACCGGCAACGACCCGCGCGGCATGGTGCTCGACGCCGTCCCGGTGATCCCGCCGGACCTGCGCCCGATGGTCCAGCTCGACGGTGGCCGGTTCGCCACCTCCGACCTGAACGACCTGTACCGCCGGGTGATCAACCGGAACAACCGGTTGAAGCGGCTGATCGACCTCGGCGCGCCCGAGATCATCGTGAACAACGAGAAGCGGATGCTGCAGGAGGCCGTCGACGCGCTGTTCGACAACGGCCGCCGCGGCCGTCCGGTCACCGGGCCGGGCAACCGCCCGCTGAAGTCGCTGTCCGATCTGCTCAAGGGCAAGCAGGGCCGGTTCCGCCAGAACCTGCTCGGCAAGCGCGTGGACTACTCCGGCCGTTCGGTGATCATCGTCGGCCCGCAGCTGAAGCTGCACCAGTGCGGGCTGCCGAAGGACATGGCGCTCGAGCTGTTCAAGCCGTTCGTGATGAAGCGGCTGGTCGACCTGAACCACGCGCAGAACATCAAGTCCGCCAAGCGGATGGTGGAGCGCGCGCGGCCGCAGGTGTGGGACGTGCTGGAAGAGGTCATCACCGGCCACCCGGTGATGCTGAACCGCGCACCGACCCTGCACCGCCTCGGCATCCAGGCCTTCGAGCCGCAGCTGGTGGAGGGCAAGGCCATCCAGCTGCACCCGCTGGTCTGTGAGGCGTTCAACGCAGACTTCGACGGTGACCAGATGGCGGTGCACCTGCCGCTGTCCGCCGAGGCGCAGGCCGAGGCCCGGATCCTGATGCTGTCCGCGAACAACATCCTCTCGCCGGCCTCCGGTCGTCCGCTGGCCATGCCGCGGCTGGACATGGTCACCGGGCTGTTCCACCTGACCCGGCTCACCGAGGACGCGGAGGGTGCCGGCCAGGCGTTCTCCTCGCCCGCCGAAGCGCTGATGGCGTTCGACCGCAAGTCGCTCAGCCTGCACGCGCCGGTGAAGATCCGGATCAAGGACCGCCAGCCGGCCAAGGCCGACGAGGCCGCGCTGGCCGAGAACGGCTGGGAGCCCGGCAGGCAGTGGCTGGCCGAGACCACTCTCGGCCGGGTGCTGTTCAACGAGCTGCTGCCGGCGGACTACCCGTTCGTGAACGAGCCGATGCCGAAGAAGCGGCAGGCCGCGATCGTGAACGACCTCGCCGAGCGGTATTCGATGACGCAGGTCGCGCAGACCCTGGACCGGCTCAAGGACGCCGGTTTCCACTGGGCCACCCGCTCCGGTGTCACCGTGGCGATTTCGGACGTCGTGGTGCCGCCGGAGAAGAAGGGCATCCTCGACGAGTACGAGGCCAAGGCCGACCAGGTGGAGAAGCGCTACCAGCGTGGTCAGCTCTCGCACACCGAGCGCAACAACGAGCTGGTGAAGGTCTGGGCGCAGGCCACCGAGGACGTCGCCAAGGTGATGGAGGCGCACTTCCCGGACGACAACCCGATCTCGATCATCGTGAAGTCGGGTGCGGCGGGCAACATGACCCAGGTCCGGTCGCTGGCCGGGATGCGTGGTCTGGTGTCCAACCCGAAGGGCGAGTACATCCCGCGTCCGATCAAGGCCAACTTCCGTGAGGGCCTTTCGGTGGCGGAGTACTTCATCGCGACGCACGGTGCCCGGAAGGGTCTGGCGGACACCGCGCTGCGGACCGCCGACTCGGGTTACCTGACCCGTCGTCTGGTGGACGTGTCGCAGGACGTCATCGTGCGCGAGGTCGACTGCGGCACCACCCGTGGCATCAAGATGAAGATCGGCGAGGAGTTCGAGGGCAAGGTCCTCCGCGACCAGCACGTGGAGACCAGCACCTACGCCCGCTGCCTCGCCGACGACGCCACCGACGCCAAGGGCAACGTGGTGCTCAACCGCGGCGGTGACGTGGGCGACCCGGCGATCGAGAAGCTGATCTCCAGCGGCATCACCGAGGTCAAGGTGCGCAGCGTGCTGACCTGCGAGTCGGCGGTCGGTGTGTGCGCGACCTGCTACGGCCGCTCGATGGCGACCGGTCAGCTGGTGGACGTTGGCGAGGCCGTCGGTATCGTCGCTGCGCAGTCCATCGGTGAGCCGGGTACCCAGCTGACGATGCGTACCTTCCACCAGGGTGGTGTCGCCGGTGACGACATCACCACGGGTCTGCCCCGTGTCACCGAGCTGTTCGAGGCCCGGGTGCCGAAGGGCAAGGCGCCGATCGCCGACGTCGATGGCCGGGTGCGCATCGAGGAGAGCGAGCGGTTCTGGAAGATCACGCTGATCCCGGACGACGGTGGCGAAGAGATCGTCTTCGACAAGCTGTCCAAGCGTCAGCGGCTGGCCAACACCCCGGACGGCCCGCTGCAGGACGGCGACCACGTGTCGGTCGGCCAGCAGCTGCTGGAAGGTACCCGTGACCCGCACGAGGTGCTGCGCGTGATGGGCCCGCGTGAGGCGCAGATGCACCTGGTGGACGAAGTCCAGAAGGTGTACCGGGCGCAGGGCGTGTCGATCCACGACAAGCACATCGAGGTGATCGTCCGGCAGATGCTGCGCCGGGTCACGATCATCGACTCCGGTGCCACCGACTTCCTGCCGGGCGAGCTGCCCGAGCGGACGAAGTTCGAGGCGAAGAACCGGCAGTCGGTCGCCGAGGGCGGCGAGCCCGCCTCCGGCCGCCCGGTGCTGATGGGGATCACGAAGGCCTCGCTGACCACGGACTCGTGGCTGTCCGCGGCGTCGTTCCAGGAGACCACGCGTGTCCTGACCGACGCGGCGATCAACGGCCGCAGCGACCGGCTCGTCGGCCTGAAGGAGAACGTGATCATCGGTAAGTTGATCCCGGCTGGTACCGGCATCAACAGGTACCGCAACATCCAGGTGCAGCCGACCGAGGAGGCGCGGGTCGCGGCTTACGCGATCCCGTCCTACGACGACGGCTACTACACCCCGGACGTGTTCGGTACCGGCACCGGTGCCGCGGTTCCGCTGGACGACTACGACTTCGGTCGCGACTTCCGCTAA
- a CDS encoding DNA-directed RNA polymerase subunit beta codes for MAVSPANQATAATTTAVSASESTGIPGAPTRVSFAKIREPLSTPNLLDVQIRSFEWFTGDEAWFERRVEEGEENPVGGLEEVLNEISPIEDFSGSMSLSFSDPRFDEVKASVEECKDKDMTYAAPLFVTAEFVNNNTGEIKSQTVFMGDFPVMTDKGTFVINGTERVVVSQLVRSPGVYFDTSVDKTTDKDVFSTRIIPSRGAWLEFDVDKRDTVGVRIDRKRRQPVTVLLKALGWTTEAIRERFHFSETLLATLEKDHTAGTDEALLDIYRKLRPGEPPTKESAQTLLENLFFKAKRYDLAKVGRYKVNKKLGLASPYDTGTLTEEDIVSTIEYLVRLHAGEDKMTSSNGVEVPVETDDIDHFGNRRLRTVGELIQNQIRVGLSRMERVVRERMTTQDVEAITPQTLINIRPVVAAIKEFFGTSQLSQFMDQNNPLSGLTHKRRLSALGPGGLSRERAGMEVRDVHPSHYGRMCPIETPEGPNIGLIGSLCSYARVNPFGFIETPYRKVVEGRVTDQVDYLTADEEDRFVKAQANAPIDDEGNFQEDRVLVRKKGGEVELIDPLDVDYMDVSPRQMVSVATAMIPFLEHDDANRALMGANMQRQAVPLLRNSAPLVGTGVELRAAVDAGDVLTAEKAGVVEELSADLVTIMHDDGTRKSYGLYKFRRSNHGTCFNHRPVVSEGDRVEQGQVIADGPSTENGEMALGKNLLVAVMPWEGHNYEDAIILSQRLVQDDVLTSIHIEEHEIDARDTKLGAEEITRDIPNVSEEVLADLDERGIIRIGAEVRDGDILVGKVTPKGETELTPEERLLRAIFGEKAREVRDTSLKVPHGETGKVIGIRVFSREDEDELPPGVNELVRVYVAQKRKIQDGDKLAGRHGNKGVIGKILPVEDMPFMEDGTPVDVVLNTHGVPRRMNIGQVLELHLGWLASQGWKIDGDPDWAKNLSEELRDVNPGTNTATPVFDGAKEEELTGLLAATKPNRDGDRMVKQNGKATLLDGRSGEPFPYPVSVGYMYILKLHHLVDDKIHARSTGPYSMITQQPLGGKAQFGGQRFGEMECWAMQAYGAAYTLQELLTIKSDDVVGRVKVYEAIVKGENIPDPGIPESFKVLLKELQSLCLNVEVLSSDGAAIEMRDSDDEDLERAAANLGINLSRNESPSVDDVVQ; via the coding sequence TTGGCAGTCTCTCCCGCGAACCAGGCCACTGCTGCGACCACCACGGCTGTATCCGCATCGGAGTCAACGGGAATTCCAGGAGCACCCACGCGGGTCTCTTTCGCAAAGATCCGCGAGCCCCTCAGCACTCCCAACCTGCTCGACGTACAGATCCGGTCCTTCGAATGGTTCACCGGCGACGAGGCGTGGTTCGAACGCCGCGTCGAAGAAGGTGAAGAGAACCCCGTCGGCGGCCTCGAAGAGGTCCTGAACGAGATCTCGCCCATCGAAGACTTCTCCGGCTCCATGTCCCTCTCCTTCTCCGACCCGCGCTTCGACGAGGTCAAGGCCTCCGTCGAGGAGTGCAAGGACAAGGACATGACGTACGCGGCCCCGTTGTTCGTGACCGCCGAGTTCGTCAACAACAACACTGGCGAGATCAAGAGCCAGACGGTCTTCATGGGTGACTTCCCGGTGATGACCGACAAGGGCACCTTCGTGATCAACGGCACCGAGCGTGTCGTCGTCTCGCAGCTGGTGCGCTCGCCCGGTGTCTACTTCGACACCAGCGTCGACAAGACCACCGACAAGGACGTCTTCAGCACCAGGATCATCCCGAGCCGGGGTGCCTGGCTGGAGTTCGACGTCGACAAGCGCGACACCGTCGGTGTGCGCATCGACCGCAAGCGCCGCCAGCCGGTCACCGTGCTGCTGAAGGCGCTCGGCTGGACCACCGAGGCGATCCGCGAGCGCTTCCACTTCAGCGAGACCCTGCTGGCCACGCTGGAGAAGGACCACACCGCGGGCACCGACGAGGCGCTGCTCGACATCTACCGCAAGCTGCGTCCGGGCGAGCCGCCGACCAAGGAGAGCGCGCAGACCCTGCTGGAGAACCTGTTCTTCAAGGCGAAGCGCTACGACCTGGCGAAGGTCGGCCGCTACAAGGTCAACAAGAAGCTGGGTCTCGCGTCGCCGTACGACACCGGCACGCTGACCGAAGAGGACATCGTCTCCACCATCGAGTACCTGGTCCGGCTGCACGCCGGCGAGGACAAGATGACCTCCTCCAACGGCGTCGAGGTGCCGGTCGAGACCGACGACATCGACCACTTCGGCAACCGCCGCCTGCGCACCGTCGGCGAGCTGATCCAGAACCAGATCCGGGTCGGCCTGTCCCGGATGGAGCGCGTGGTCCGCGAGCGGATGACCACCCAGGACGTCGAGGCGATCACGCCGCAGACCCTGATCAACATCCGCCCGGTGGTCGCCGCGATCAAGGAGTTCTTCGGCACCTCCCAGCTGTCGCAGTTCATGGACCAGAACAACCCGCTGTCCGGGCTGACCCACAAGCGCCGCCTGTCCGCGCTCGGCCCCGGCGGTCTGTCCCGTGAGCGCGCCGGCATGGAGGTCCGGGACGTGCACCCGAGCCACTACGGCCGGATGTGCCCGATCGAGACCCCGGAAGGCCCGAACATCGGCCTGATCGGTTCGCTCTGCTCCTACGCGCGGGTCAACCCGTTCGGTTTCATCGAGACCCCGTACCGCAAGGTGGTCGAGGGCCGGGTCACCGACCAGGTGGACTACCTGACCGCGGACGAGGAAGACCGGTTCGTCAAGGCGCAGGCGAACGCGCCGATCGACGACGAGGGCAACTTCCAGGAAGACCGCGTCCTGGTCCGCAAGAAGGGCGGCGAGGTCGAGCTGATCGACCCGCTGGACGTGGACTACATGGACGTGTCGCCGCGCCAGATGGTGTCGGTCGCCACCGCGATGATCCCGTTCCTGGAGCACGACGACGCGAACCGCGCGCTGATGGGCGCGAACATGCAGCGTCAGGCCGTGCCGCTGCTGCGCAACTCGGCGCCGCTGGTCGGCACCGGGGTGGAGCTGCGTGCCGCGGTCGACGCCGGTGACGTGCTCACCGCGGAGAAGGCCGGTGTGGTGGAGGAGCTCTCCGCCGACCTGGTCACGATCATGCACGACGACGGCACCCGGAAGAGCTACGGACTGTACAAGTTCCGCCGCTCCAACCACGGCACCTGCTTCAACCACCGCCCGGTGGTCTCCGAAGGTGACCGCGTGGAACAGGGCCAGGTGATCGCCGACGGGCCGTCCACCGAGAACGGTGAGATGGCGCTGGGCAAGAACCTCCTGGTCGCGGTCATGCCGTGGGAGGGCCACAACTACGAAGACGCGATCATCCTGAGCCAGCGGCTGGTCCAGGACGACGTGCTCACCTCGATCCACATCGAGGAGCACGAGATCGACGCCCGCGACACCAAGCTGGGTGCCGAGGAGATCACCAGGGACATCCCGAACGTCTCCGAGGAGGTGCTCGCCGACCTCGACGAGCGCGGCATCATCCGGATCGGTGCCGAGGTCCGCGACGGCGACATCCTGGTCGGCAAGGTCACGCCCAAGGGCGAGACCGAGCTGACCCCGGAGGAGCGCCTGCTCCGCGCGATCTTCGGGGAGAAGGCCCGCGAAGTCCGCGACACCTCGCTGAAGGTGCCGCACGGGGAGACCGGCAAGGTCATCGGCATCCGGGTGTTCTCCCGTGAGGACGAGGACGAGCTGCCCCCCGGCGTGAACGAGCTGGTCCGCGTCTACGTCGCCCAGAAGCGCAAGATCCAGGACGGCGACAAGCTCGCCGGCCGGCACGGCAACAAGGGCGTCATCGGCAAGATCCTCCCGGTCGAGGACATGCCGTTCATGGAGGACGGGACCCCGGTGGACGTCGTGCTGAACACGCACGGTGTGCCGCGACGGATGAACATCGGCCAGGTGCTGGAACTGCACCTCGGCTGGCTCGCCTCGCAGGGCTGGAAGATCGACGGCGACCCGGACTGGGCGAAGAACCTGTCCGAGGAGCTGCGTGACGTCAACCCCGGCACGAACACCGCCACCCCGGTGTTCGACGGTGCCAAGGAGGAGGAGCTGACCGGGCTGCTCGCGGCGACAAAGCCGAACCGCGACGGCGACCGCATGGTCAAGCAGAACGGCAAGGCCACCCTGCTGGACGGCCGCTCCGGCGAGCCGTTCCCGTACCCGGTGTCGGTCGGCTACATGTACATCCTGAAGCTGCACCACCTGGTGGACGACAAGATCCACGCCCGCTCCACCGGCCCGTACTCGATGATCACCCAGCAGCCGCTTGGCGGTAAGGCGCAGTTCGGTGGCCAGCGCTTCGGTGAGATGGAGTGCTGGGCGATGCAGGCCTACGGCGCGGCATACACGCTGCAGGAGCTGCTGACGATCAAGTCCGATGACGTGGTCGGCCGCGTGAAGGTCTACGAGGCCATCGTCAAGGGTGAGAACATCCCGGACCCGGGGATTCCCGAGTCGTTCAAGGTGCTGTTGAAGGAGCTGCAGTCGCTCTGCCTCAACGTGGAGGTCCTTTCCTCCGACGGTGCGGCGATCGAGATGCGCGACTCCGACGACGAGGACCTCGAGCGTGCCGCCGCGAACCTCGGCATCAACCTGTCCCGCAACGAGTCGCCCTCGGTGGACGACGTCGTTCAATGA